CGATCCAGATGGTCGACAGCGGTGCGAACTTCCACGTGCTCTTCATGAGCGAGGACGACACCGACCTCATCGCGCCGCGCATCCGTCAGCTGGTGCCGGACGTGAATCCCTCGTCCCTGCGCCTGTTCAATGCGCTGCCGCGCAGCATCCACTGCCTTGTCGTGGCTTTCTCGGACACGCCCGGCGGCTACAACTACGGCACCGCCATCGCGGTCATCCGCTCGGAACACCCGGATCTGCTGCGCCAGTCCTGCATCCACGAAGAGGTGGCGCAGGGCATGGGGCTGGGCAACGACGACCCGCGCGCGCGGCCATCGATCTTCAACGACGACGACGAATTCGCCCTTTTGACGCGCCAGGACGAGATGCTGCTGAAGATCCTCTACGATCCGGCGCTGACCCCCGGCATGACCGCCCGCGAGGCTCTGCCCGTGGTCCAGAAACGCGCCGGCGAGATGCTCGGCGGGCCGTCCTGACGACCGGACGGCCCGCCCCGGCACCGCACGGTTTCCCGTGCCGTTGCAGGCCCACGCATGCATGAGGCGGCGGACCACAGCGCGACCAAGCCGGGCGGACATCTTCCCCACCCTCCGCTTCCGGCACATGCGCAGCCGCAGCACATGCACCACTGGCAGGACGCTTCCGGCCCAGACACACCCCCAGTACGCACCGGCGCCGGTCTCACCTCGATCCTCCTGCACAGAAACTGCTAACCTTGGCTTGCCAGCTCCCACAAGGCGGCGCAAAAGCGGCCCGGATACGGTGTCGCACAACCTGCCCTTCTTTGGTCTTCGAAATACCCTTGGGGGTCCGGGGGCAAAGCCCCCGGCCGGTCGCCTGCCGCAGGCAGGCGAAACCGGACTGTCGCCGCTCCCCGCCCTCCGCCGCCGCCCGGCGATGCATGCCGCCGCCTTTTCCCCATGCCACAGGGGCGATTGCACCCTTGGCCTGCGCGATCATCGTTGTTACCTCTTTTGGCAATCAGCCTGCCGGATACCCCGGGCCACGCGGGCCGCCGCAAGGCCCTGCGCGTCCGGACCGGCAGGCATCCGGCCAAGGAGGGCGCCATGGGCATTTGGGATTTTCTCAGCGGACAATTCATCGACGTCATCCACTGGACCGACGACACCCGCGACACGCTGGTCTACAGGTTCGAGCGTGAGGGCCACGAGATCAAGTACGGCGCCAAGCTGACGGTGCGCGAGGGGCAGGCCGCCGTCTTCGTCCACGAAGGCCAGCTGGCGGATGTCTTCACCCCCGGTCTCTACATGCTCGAGACCAACAACATGCCGATCATGACCTCGTTGCAGCACTGGGACCACGCCTTCCAGTCGCCTTTCAAGTCAGAGATCTACTTCGTCAACACCAACCGCTTCACCAACCTGAAGTGGGGCACGAAGAACCCGATCATGCTGCGCGACCCGGAATTCGGGCCGACCCGCATCCGCGCCTTCGGGACCTATGCGATCAAGGTGGTGGATCCGGGCCTCTTCATGTCCGAGATCGTCGGTACCGACGGCGAGTTCACGATGGACGAGATCTCTTTCCAGATCCGCAACATCATCGTACAGGAGTTTTCCAAGGACATCGCCAGATCGGGCATCCCGGTTCTGGACATGGCCGCCAACACCGGCGAGGTGGGCGCGCTGATCGCCAAGGCCATCGATCCGGTGATCGCGCAATACGGCCTGTCACTGCCCGAGCTTTACATCGAGAACATCTCGCTGCCGCCGGCGGTGGAAAAGGCGCTGGATGCGCGCACCTCGCGCGGGCTGGCGGGCAATCTCGACGACCACATGAAATGGAAGGCCGCCGAGGCCATGGGTCAGGGCGGCGCGATGGACCAGTCCATGGGCATGGGCTTCGGCGCCGGGATGGGCATGCAGATGGCCAATGCCATGGGCCAGCAGGGGCCATGGGGGGCCGCGCCCGCTCAACCCGCCCCCGCCGCCGCGCCCATGGCCCCGCCGCCGCCGCCCCCGGTGGAGCATGTCTGGCACATCGCCAAGGACGGCCAGACCTCTGGCCCGTTCAGCCGCGCCGACCTCGGCAAGATGGTCGCCACGCAGGAGCTGACCCGCGAGAGCCACGTCTGGACGCAGGGTCAGGACGGCTGGAAGAAGGCGGGCGAGGTGGCGGAGCTGGCGCAGCTCTTCACCGTCATGCCGCCACCCCCGCCCCCCGGGGTCTGATCATCGCCCCTTTCGGCGATCAATCCCATTGAGCGCCTTCGGCGCTCATTCACTCCCGGGGGCTGCGCCCCCGGACCCCCGTTTCGGGGCTCTGCCCCGA
This region of Ponticoccus alexandrii genomic DNA includes:
- a CDS encoding SPFH domain-containing protein, with amino-acid sequence MGIWDFLSGQFIDVIHWTDDTRDTLVYRFEREGHEIKYGAKLTVREGQAAVFVHEGQLADVFTPGLYMLETNNMPIMTSLQHWDHAFQSPFKSEIYFVNTNRFTNLKWGTKNPIMLRDPEFGPTRIRAFGTYAIKVVDPGLFMSEIVGTDGEFTMDEISFQIRNIIVQEFSKDIARSGIPVLDMAANTGEVGALIAKAIDPVIAQYGLSLPELYIENISLPPAVEKALDARTSRGLAGNLDDHMKWKAAEAMGQGGAMDQSMGMGFGAGMGMQMANAMGQQGPWGAAPAQPAPAAAPMAPPPPPPVEHVWHIAKDGQTSGPFSRADLGKMVATQELTRESHVWTQGQDGWKKAGEVAELAQLFTVMPPPPPPGV